One part of the Sneathia vaginalis genome encodes these proteins:
- a CDS encoding Y-family DNA polymerase yields the protein MYLHYDMDCFFASIEMRDNPKLRTVPLAVGNHVVATSNYIARKYGVHSAMPINIAKKMCPNLVVVDSRVEYYIQVANCMQKKIKEKFGSAVFLSCDEGYIQFFDKDIEGFCKRFKEYIYNNFKLSVSVGVGFNRIVSKIASECNKPNGIFILNTKDKFIDYIYDKSISIFPGIGSKTFEIFYQSRIVYTKDIYEKSKEQLQKLVGKTRGSQIFDMVRGNDDSIYDICNIESSISKESTYYPFLSSEHEKQKELKILCDEIKEEIRKKKEYPLCITLKVRNQDYETFTKSKTFNSPITENSDILLITREMLRTLDIYRIRLLGISISNFSSVKYEYLKLFGD from the coding sequence ATGTATTTACATTATGATATGGATTGTTTTTTTGCTTCAATTGAAATGAGAGATAACCCCAAATTAAGAACAGTTCCTTTAGCAGTAGGAAATCATGTTGTAGCAACTTCAAACTATATTGCAAGAAAGTATGGAGTACATTCAGCAATGCCCATTAATATTGCTAAAAAAATGTGTCCAAATTTAGTTGTTGTTGATTCAAGAGTTGAGTACTATATCCAAGTAGCAAATTGCATGCAAAAGAAGATAAAGGAAAAATTTGGTAGTGCAGTATTTTTATCTTGTGATGAAGGATACATACAATTTTTTGATAAGGATATTGAAGGATTTTGCAAAAGATTTAAGGAATATATATACAATAATTTTAAACTATCTGTATCAGTTGGTGTAGGGTTTAATAGGATAGTTTCAAAAATTGCAAGTGAGTGTAATAAGCCGAATGGGATCTTTATACTAAACACTAAAGATAAATTTATAGACTACATTTATGATAAGAGTATAAGTATATTTCCAGGGATAGGTTCTAAGACATTTGAAATATTTTATCAATCTAGAATTGTATATACAAAAGATATATATGAGAAATCGAAAGAACAACTACAAAAATTAGTTGGTAAGACAAGAGGCTCACAAATATTTGATATGGTTAGAGGTAATGATGATAGCATATATGATATATGTAATATTGAAAGTTCTATTAGTAAAGAATCAACATATTATCCTTTTCTTTCTAGTGAGCATGAAAAACAAAAAGAATTAAAAATATTATGTGATGAAATTAAAGAAGAAATACGTAAGAAGAAAGAGTATCCATTGTGTATAACCTTGAAAGTAAGGAATCAGGATTATGAAACATTTACAAAAAGTAAGACATTTAATTCGCCAATTACGGAAAATAGTGATATACTATTAATAACTAGGGAAATGCTTAGAACACTTGATATATATAGGATAAGGTTGTTGGGAATTAGCATTTCTAACTTTAGTAGTGTAAAGTATGAATATCTTAAATTGTTTGGAGATTAG
- a CDS encoding PTS sugar transporter subunit IIA translates to MDKLSSYLSLDLIKLHLNANTKEEMLKEMALLVKDKVTNFDKFYEALLDRESAGSTAMENGLCIPHTRNSYVKEFCIAVGTKEEGIDCSSIDGKKSTVFFLIISNDKTKLEHLDALVKISRVVNDEIATMVLSSTKSKEGFIELIKKLELR, encoded by the coding sequence ATGGATAAATTAAGCTCATATTTAAGTTTAGATTTAATAAAACTTCATCTTAATGCGAATACAAAAGAAGAAATGTTAAAAGAAATGGCTTTACTTGTAAAGGATAAAGTTACTAATTTTGATAAATTTTATGAAGCTTTATTAGATCGTGAAAGTGCAGGTTCAACTGCAATGGAAAATGGGTTATGTATACCGCATACAAGAAATAGTTATGTAAAAGAATTCTGTATAGCTGTAGGTACAAAAGAAGAAGGAATAGATTGTAGTTCAATAGATGGTAAGAAATCAACAGTATTCTTTTTAATAATTAGTAATGATAAGACTAAGTTAGAACATTTAGATGCTCTAGTAAAGATTAGTAGAGTAGTAAATGATGAGATAGCAACCATGGTATTATCTTCAACTAAGTCAAAAGAGGGATTTATAGAGTTAATAAAGAAATTAGAATTAAGATGA
- a CDS encoding YadA-like family protein, producing MNKNIKEIEKFLKRSLKKKVKITTSLIVLFMMSNSIVSMAEWISLDNGKIGSKGKDNSSKGSIALNPKTENDSAVQHQKVGEFSVAIGIGSQAPDSNSISIGSRYLSNKGEISLTTADGEDSIAIGSGAYVRKSDNGGKGIHDGDKGRVTESSIAIGTKAGTAVYRSIAIGNTAEAIPLKIFYPDYRKNDNDYIQNGAGGEAVAIGSGTKAVDQATSIGNGTYAIGRSSIALGSDDNENFKESISKADYNHYFKKLYGIIDKNGDSYGFRNSDGYMYTNKVIYSPTLAAGSGGVSIGTRALSYGIGATSIGAFSYALGDYSAAMGAKTRAEGKGAIAIGNGTRVFSDKAVAVGNENEVSKKGGLAYGYKAISSGNNTIAIGTDVYGNVNIETNGANGVHKKYATNDVDIIKNIHSEFEDKNITNTLNNLEKLYTNNDSYTAKEEEMQLDYSGKKETTGQKVKKQNGNNALVIGTKAVAKGDNSITLGHAAFSMKDNSVAIGSYAYVNGKNSIGFGIGTKVLSDNALIFGLGSVATSKAKNSLILGNAAFTNAENTLALGNKSSAYLKNSMALGNESTTDYKEVWLKQPGYAPKGAISMPSSSNIGIVSFGSIGQERRLTNVAAGYRDTDVVNVSQLKSLEEKLSTVNPDEKESSMMNYVAVDKEANGSEGKKIKEIAMKELYYKQYIQLKSKQLEIKVRKERNKESFDDTFEKDLDKKIKSLESKNIKAINNSKLKTFDIEKEIKNDSKFANNILKEISEAKDTDLSVEKVNSVLEDSEKELVKKSNFYNSGAKGKDAVSIGVYASATGNEAIGIGKDTDANGANSVVIGTKNAKSNKTDNGDTDKSVDKITAKTDGVAIGHGVESEAYSVGIGSNVYAGNTAVAIGDRSKANGKFAITIGERSSANSESAIAVGTRSKVIAKYGIALGEDSKATKENAIAIGKGASAEHNDSIAMGNGSVANESTKDGYLTNQKHTGGEVVSFGSTSKLRRIVNIADGVNDTDVVTIAQLKMVKADVDKVSPDKILGKIEGKDGIYTRKENDKLLIGIDNDKLNENIQNKFNTFKTDINNNIDKKINGKYIEFSGDDINKKVKVNLDKGLQIKGDTNITVAKSNDTSLQVSLKKDLNVDSLTLQNKKINVEGDNLKFAGKTIATNDKIDSLVLKYTSNGKGDNTTKLKDGLNFKNGKNTIAEVENNGIVKYNLDENLIDITSIKGKKDKNNQEIKFDTDKGVQIIDNNKTITLHDGKITGLDTTDKKIEDGKAVSGAILNEALKGYIKDDGSIIEKAGIDDLGFVISDNNNTNGQKIFVKSGNNKVNKINLVSDILDIDTKTSGTINFKLNKKGKTELANELLSKVPNIKAEDGSAITVKNGENEKIIGLNEDKIKEIVNKTDISNYTKNDFSNLTDGAKTEITNLVDVVGDSENVAVTSSVDSSTKKKTFTVKLNDTLKQKMDKIGTGEIKENNDLTVNGGVVYKAINDAKNDILSKKLTFKGDDSNPVTIGLSEELNIKGGANSGVDNNNIYVVKGKDNTLNIKLAKDINGISSISMADGIKVDSTGINMNSKRITGLATPVNTTDAVNKNYVDEHVANVVRTLADDIKKGKGINIEATSPTIYVYKEEGKDPVKVKKVGDKVYKETDLDDSDGTIKPKQGAEELSDEKLKKVYIATINPSDKLVTTKTKLSNIDDGEISENSTDAVNGSQLAKILGIDGKDKKIDENGNIVVNKDGKEGKLNVLDKIVELDGITNKEIEFKANNEKTKKVKLGSEISIKAKDNTEEYDSNKYSGKNLYATVSDDGINIEMKESPEFKGVTVGDEGITIKKGNQKTTILNIDNTTGDLVINKGGDKNEKLITDKNIGSQSISYYNNKKEGDTAKKVLLNKGFDFVDGTNIKASVTGGDVNEAKVQFNLSDELKGISSIKGNSPNDATILEFNDDGLKLNTKKISGINSGDISENSTDAVTGKQINDILNKIGIKPNENDTDMPKIKNEKGEDVTGDNILSSNIKNIINTINKGYKFGADEGNETTNQLGSKISIIKAKDKITDKDSAEYLGNNIITKISKNENGDSEIELGFKDKPEFKEITLGDTKKVTLVVDKNGDLNVNSNNGGTVINKKLITEDNIGNQKITYNVNEDPQSENVDLNTGFTFRGDKEGNNIKVTKDTGGVINFNLSETLSGIKSISNGDKKIEITNEGVKIGNITIDGSKINISNPSDTHNDGDVITYKELTDKINGLKVNDATKEELDKKANKDASNLEDTDVDKWKAKLGVSNLDLKVEGTKGSYTTTLGEGIQFDGNEDIEVNADAESKKLKLTINDKLKNKINAIDLEEGKKLSDVYLKQNAENLSEEGITNLKNKLRTDDIKQNPTGFITGQMLTTELSNSYLNFVGDSNEKEDGAKINLNSKIDIKGKAVRKEGEKDLKNILVSTKENEINLELSKDLYGMNSIEFENPSGNKSTITINDKGDIVINTKNGDVINTSKLMTSKNSMEQDLNYRVNGGARIRKPDEKLTLKQGLNFVNDENENIKITDEGNIGDIKFNLNKNLKAIESVGKSEKSKISFDDTAGSEKVNISTSDKTLTIEKDGNGIKVSGIEEKTVDNNYGNGSGEVATRKEVKQVYDKINEFTDAKQKLEDGLAGNIVYTDANGKTIVKEKVDGVFKYKIKDGDQEVPDGEVKISLKDAKGNTIGDGITLTNLKNNLDDNGLDKLKDLTGLNEHNAATLGDLQKVANNVNKFTGNDGSKLIDSKIGEVIAIRGEFSKNDNIANFGSASGNIKVDVSEDKKALDIKLSKDLKNLDSIKVGDKISLDKEKGLQVGEVKIGLDGEISGIKGLDNPFGYVDDNGKEIIKTKNGFVDGDGNIIEPKNISVVVKDSNLRLKAKDGEIAKGSKDVVNGGQLYDVREMASKADEKSNLALGGVANAVAMANLLQVNSYSDYRHNISAAYGYYGRQHALAVGFSGVSENRRINYRISGSVNTQGNLAFGGGIGIMLGNKEERYTDKLEKLNVAKLHDRIDELEKDKISDRKEIENLKRENQEIKEMLKKILKK from the coding sequence ATGAATAAAAATATTAAAGAAATAGAAAAATTTTTAAAAAGAAGTTTGAAGAAAAAAGTAAAGATAACAACAAGTTTAATTGTGCTATTTATGATGAGTAATAGTATTGTTAGTATGGCGGAATGGATAAGTTTAGATAACGGGAAAATAGGAAGTAAGGGTAAAGATAATAGCAGTAAAGGATCTATAGCTTTAAATCCTAAAACTGAAAATGATTCAGCAGTACAACATCAAAAAGTTGGAGAATTTTCAGTAGCAATTGGGATAGGATCACAAGCACCAGATTCTAATTCAATATCAATAGGATCTAGATATTTATCAAATAAAGGAGAAATTAGTCTAACGACAGCAGATGGTGAAGACTCAATAGCAATAGGTAGTGGAGCTTATGTACGTAAATCAGATAATGGTGGAAAAGGAATACATGATGGTGATAAAGGGAGAGTAACAGAAAGTTCAATAGCAATAGGGACTAAAGCAGGAACTGCGGTATATCGTAGTATAGCTATTGGTAATACAGCAGAAGCGATTCCATTAAAAATATTTTATCCAGATTACAGAAAAAATGATAATGACTACATACAAAATGGTGCAGGTGGAGAAGCTGTTGCAATAGGTTCTGGAACAAAAGCAGTTGACCAAGCAACTTCAATAGGTAATGGGACATATGCTATAGGTAGATCTTCAATCGCATTGGGGTCAGATGATAATGAAAATTTTAAAGAAAGTATATCAAAAGCAGATTATAATCATTATTTTAAAAAATTATATGGAATTATTGATAAAAATGGAGATTCATACGGGTTCAGAAATAGCGATGGATATATGTATACTAATAAGGTAATATATTCACCAACACTTGCAGCAGGGTCTGGTGGTGTTTCTATAGGTACAAGAGCATTATCTTATGGAATAGGAGCTACATCTATAGGAGCATTTTCATATGCATTAGGTGATTACAGTGCTGCTATGGGAGCTAAGACTCGTGCTGAAGGAAAAGGAGCAATTGCAATCGGTAATGGAACTAGGGTATTTTCTGACAAAGCGGTAGCTGTTGGTAATGAAAATGAAGTTTCCAAAAAAGGTGGTTTAGCATATGGTTATAAAGCTATATCAAGTGGGAATAATACTATAGCCATAGGTACAGATGTTTATGGAAATGTTAATATAGAAACAAATGGTGCAAATGGTGTGCATAAAAAATATGCTACAAATGATGTAGATATAATAAAGAATATTCATTCTGAATTTGAGGATAAAAATATAACTAATACACTTAATAATCTTGAAAAACTTTATACTAATAATGATTCATATACTGCTAAAGAAGAAGAAATGCAACTTGACTATAGTGGTAAAAAAGAAACAACTGGTCAAAAGGTAAAAAAACAAAATGGTAATAATGCATTAGTTATAGGTACAAAAGCAGTAGCAAAAGGTGATAATAGTATTACATTAGGACATGCAGCTTTTAGTATGAAAGATAATTCAGTAGCCATTGGTTCTTATGCGTATGTAAACGGTAAAAATTCAATAGGATTTGGAATAGGTACAAAGGTGTTATCAGATAATGCGTTGATATTTGGATTAGGTTCAGTAGCAACATCTAAAGCTAAAAACTCATTAATTTTAGGTAATGCAGCATTTACAAATGCAGAAAATACTCTAGCTCTAGGTAATAAGTCATCAGCATATTTGAAAAATTCAATGGCTTTAGGTAATGAATCAACTACAGATTATAAAGAAGTTTGGTTAAAACAACCAGGTTATGCACCAAAAGGTGCAATATCTATGCCATCATCATCAAATATAGGTATAGTTTCTTTTGGAAGTATAGGTCAAGAAAGAAGATTAACTAATGTTGCAGCAGGATACAGAGATACAGATGTTGTAAATGTATCACAATTAAAGAGTTTAGAAGAAAAATTAAGTACAGTTAATCCAGATGAAAAAGAATCTAGTATGATGAATTATGTAGCAGTTGATAAAGAAGCAAATGGTAGTGAAGGTAAAAAGATAAAAGAAATTGCAATGAAAGAATTGTATTATAAACAATACATTCAATTGAAATCAAAACAATTAGAGATCAAAGTTAGAAAGGAAAGAAATAAAGAGTCCTTTGATGATACTTTTGAAAAAGATTTAGATAAAAAAATAAAGAGTTTAGAAAGTAAAAATATAAAGGCAATTAATAACTCAAAATTAAAAACTTTTGATATAGAAAAAGAAATTAAAAATGATTCTAAATTTGCTAATAATATATTAAAAGAAATATCTGAAGCAAAAGATACAGATTTATCTGTTGAAAAAGTAAATAGTGTTTTAGAGGATAGTGAAAAAGAATTAGTTAAAAAGTCTAATTTCTACAACTCAGGTGCTAAAGGGAAAGATGCAGTATCAATAGGAGTTTATGCTAGTGCTACTGGAAATGAAGCGATAGGTATAGGTAAAGATACAGATGCAAATGGAGCAAATTCAGTAGTTATTGGTACAAAAAATGCTAAGAGTAATAAAACAGACAATGGAGATACTGATAAGAGTGTAGATAAAATAACAGCAAAGACAGATGGTGTTGCAATAGGTCATGGCGTAGAATCAGAAGCATATTCAGTAGGTATAGGTTCTAATGTTTATGCAGGTAATACAGCAGTAGCTATAGGAGATAGATCTAAAGCTAATGGTAAATTTGCAATAACAATAGGTGAAAGATCAAGTGCAAATAGCGAATCAGCAATTGCTGTAGGTACAAGATCAAAGGTTATAGCTAAATATGGTATAGCACTAGGTGAAGATTCAAAAGCAACTAAGGAAAATGCAATAGCTATTGGAAAAGGAGCAAGTGCAGAACATAATGATTCTATAGCAATGGGTAATGGATCCGTTGCAAATGAAAGTACGAAGGATGGGTATTTAACTAATCAAAAACATACTGGTGGAGAAGTGGTTTCTTTTGGATCAACTAGCAAGCTAAGAAGAATTGTAAATATAGCAGATGGTGTAAATGATACAGATGTTGTTACTATTGCTCAGTTAAAGATGGTAAAAGCAGATGTTGATAAAGTATCGCCAGATAAAATTTTAGGCAAAATAGAAGGTAAAGATGGCATTTATACAAGAAAAGAAAATGATAAACTTTTAATAGGTATTGATAATGATAAGTTAAATGAAAATATACAAAATAAGTTTAATACATTTAAGACTGATATCAATAATAATATTGATAAAAAAATAAACGGTAAATATATTGAATTTAGTGGTGATGATATAAATAAAAAAGTTAAAGTTAATTTAGATAAAGGATTACAAATTAAAGGTGATACTAATATAACTGTAGCTAAAAGTAATGATACATCACTACAAGTATCATTGAAAAAAGATTTAAATGTAGATAGTTTAACTCTACAAAATAAGAAAATTAATGTTGAAGGAGATAATTTAAAATTTGCAGGTAAAACAATTGCTACAAATGATAAAATAGATTCATTAGTACTTAAATATACTTCTAATGGTAAAGGAGATAATACAACTAAATTAAAAGATGGACTAAACTTCAAAAATGGTAAAAATACTATAGCAGAAGTAGAAAATAATGGTATTGTGAAATATAATTTAGATGAAAATTTAATTGATATTACAAGTATTAAGGGGAAAAAAGATAAGAATAATCAAGAAATTAAATTTGATACAGATAAAGGTGTACAAATTATAGATAATAACAAAACAATTACATTGCATGATGGTAAAATAACAGGTTTAGATACAACCGATAAGAAAATTGAAGATGGTAAGGCAGTTAGTGGTGCAATTTTAAATGAAGCTTTGAAAGGATACATTAAAGATGATGGTTCTATAATTGAAAAAGCAGGTATAGATGATTTAGGCTTCGTTATTTCAGATAATAATAATACAAATGGTCAAAAAATTTTTGTTAAATCAGGTAATAACAAGGTAAATAAAATTAATTTAGTTTCTGATATACTAGATATAGATACTAAGACTAGTGGAACTATTAACTTTAAGTTAAATAAAAAAGGTAAAACAGAATTAGCAAATGAATTATTATCTAAAGTGCCAAATATAAAAGCAGAAGATGGAAGTGCTATAACAGTTAAGAATGGTGAAAATGAAAAGATAATAGGGTTAAATGAAGATAAAATAAAAGAAATTGTAAATAAAACAGATATTTCAAATTATACAAAAAATGATTTTAGTAATCTAACAGATGGTGCTAAAACAGAAATAACTAATCTAGTAGATGTAGTAGGAGATAGTGAAAATGTAGCTGTAACATCTTCTGTTGATTCTTCTACTAAAAAGAAAACATTTACAGTTAAATTAAATGATACATTGAAGCAAAAAATGGATAAAATTGGAACAGGAGAAATTAAAGAAAATAATGATTTAACAGTAAATGGTGGTGTTGTATATAAAGCGATAAATGATGCTAAAAATGATATTTTAAGTAAAAAACTTACTTTCAAAGGTGATGATTCAAATCCTGTAACTATAGGATTAAGTGAAGAACTTAATATTAAAGGTGGAGCAAATTCAGGAGTAGATAATAATAATATATATGTTGTAAAAGGAAAAGATAATACATTAAATATTAAATTGGCTAAAGATATAAATGGAATATCAAGTATTAGTATGGCTGATGGTATTAAAGTTGATTCAACAGGAATTAATATGAACAGTAAAAGAATAACTGGTCTTGCAACACCTGTAAATACTACTGATGCAGTTAACAAAAATTATGTTGATGAACATGTAGCGAATGTTGTAAGAACATTAGCAGATGACATAAAAAAAGGTAAAGGTATTAATATAGAAGCAACTTCACCTACAATATATGTATATAAAGAAGAAGGTAAAGATCCAGTAAAAGTTAAAAAGGTTGGAGATAAAGTATATAAAGAAACAGACTTAGATGATAGTGATGGAACAATAAAACCTAAACAAGGTGCTGAAGAGTTAAGTGATGAGAAATTAAAGAAGGTATACATAGCTACAATTAATCCAAGTGATAAATTAGTAACAACTAAAACTAAATTATCAAATATTGACGATGGAGAAATAAGTGAAAATAGTACAGATGCAGTTAATGGAAGTCAATTAGCTAAAATATTAGGAATAGATGGAAAAGATAAAAAAATTGATGAAAATGGTAATATTGTAGTAAATAAAGATGGTAAAGAAGGTAAGTTAAACGTATTAGATAAGATAGTAGAATTAGATGGTATAACTAATAAAGAAATAGAATTTAAAGCTAATAATGAAAAAACTAAAAAAGTTAAGTTAGGATCTGAAATATCTATAAAAGCTAAAGATAATACAGAAGAATATGATTCTAATAAATATAGTGGTAAAAATCTTTATGCAACAGTTAGTGATGATGGAATAAATATTGAAATGAAGGAATCACCAGAATTTAAAGGAGTTACTGTTGGTGATGAAGGAATTACAATAAAGAAAGGAAATCAAAAGACAACTATTTTAAATATTGATAATACTACAGGGGATTTAGTAATTAATAAAGGCGGAGATAAAAATGAAAAGTTAATTACTGATAAAAATATAGGTTCACAAAGTATATCTTATTATAACAACAAAAAAGAAGGAGATACTGCTAAAAAAGTTCTATTAAATAAAGGATTTGACTTTGTAGACGGAACTAATATTAAAGCAAGTGTTACAGGTGGAGATGTAAATGAAGCAAAAGTTCAATTTAATTTAAGTGATGAATTAAAAGGAATTAGTTCTATTAAAGGTAATTCACCTAATGATGCTACTATATTAGAATTTAATGATGATGGCTTGAAATTGAATACTAAAAAAATAAGTGGAATAAATAGTGGAGATATATCAGAAAATTCTACTGATGCAGTTACAGGTAAACAAATTAATGATATTTTAAATAAGATTGGTATAAAACCTAATGAAAATGATACTGATATGCCAAAGATAAAAAATGAAAAAGGTGAAGATGTTACTGGAGATAATATATTATCTTCTAATATAAAAAATATAATAAATACTATTAATAAAGGGTATAAATTTGGTGCAGATGAAGGTAATGAAACAACTAATCAATTAGGAAGTAAAATTAGTATTATAAAAGCAAAAGATAAAATTACTGATAAAGATAGTGCTGAATATCTAGGAAATAATATTATAACTAAAATATCTAAAAATGAAAATGGTGATAGTGAAATAGAACTTGGATTTAAAGATAAACCAGAATTTAAAGAAATTACTTTAGGGGATACTAAAAAAGTTACTTTAGTTGTAGATAAAAATGGTGATCTTAATGTAAACTCTAATAACGGAGGCACAGTAATTAATAAGAAATTAATTACAGAAGATAATATAGGTAATCAAAAAATAACATATAATGTAAATGAGGATCCACAAAGTGAAAATGTTGATCTGAATACAGGCTTTACATTTAGAGGCGATAAAGAGGGAAATAATATTAAGGTAACGAAAGATACAGGTGGAGTAATAAACTTTAATTTAAGTGAAACTTTATCAGGTATAAAATCAATTTCTAATGGTGATAAGAAAATTGAAATAACAAATGAAGGTGTTAAAATAGGTAATATAACAATTGATGGTAGTAAGATTAATATATCTAATCCAAGCGATACACATAATGATGGAGATGTAATAACATATAAAGAACTTACTGATAAAATTAATGGATTAAAGGTAAACGATGCAACTAAAGAAGAATTGGATAAAAAAGCTAATAAGGATGCAAGTAATTTAGAAGATACTGATGTTGATAAATGGAAAGCAAAACTTGGAGTATCTAATCTTGATTTAAAAGTTGAAGGTACTAAAGGAAGCTATACAACAACATTAGGAGAAGGTATTCAATTTGATGGTAATGAAGATATTGAAGTTAATGCAGATGCTGAAAGTAAAAAGCTTAAATTAACAATTAATGATAAATTAAAAAATAAAATTAATGCTATTGACCTTGAAGAAGGTAAAAAACTAAGTGACGTTTATCTAAAACAAAATGCAGAAAATTTATCAGAAGAAGGTATTACAAATTTAAAAAATAAACTTAGAACAGATGATATAAAACAAAATCCTACTGGCTTTATTACTGGTCAAATGTTAACTACAGAATTATCTAATTCTTACTTAAACTTTGTTGGAGATAGTAACGAAAAAGAAGATGGAGCTAAAATTAATTTAAATAGTAAAATTGATATTAAAGGTAAAGCGGTCAGAAAAGAAGGAGAAAAAGATCTTAAAAATATTTTAGTTTCTACTAAAGAAAATGAAATTAATTTAGAACTTTCAAAAGACTTGTATGGTATGAATTCTATTGAATTCGAAAACCCAAGTGGTAATAAATCTACTATTACTATAAATGATAAAGGAGATATAGTAATAAATACTAAAAATGGAGATGTAATTAATACAAGTAAATTAATGACTTCTAAAAATTCTATGGAACAAGATTTGAATTACAGAGTAAATGGTGGAGCAAGAATTAGAAAACCAGATGAAAAATTAACTCTTAAACAAGGATTAAATTTTGTAAATGATGAAAATGAAAATATAAAAATTACAGATGAAGGTAATATAGGTGATATTAAGTTTAATCTAAACAAAAATTTAAAAGCTATTGAATCAGTGGGTAAGAGTGAAAAAAGTAAAATTTCATTTGATGATACAGCAGGTAGTGAAAAAGTAAATATTTCTACAAGTGATAAGACTTTGACTATTGAAAAAGATGGTAATGGTATTAAAGTTTCAGGTATAGAAGAAAAGACAGTTGATAATAACTATGGTAATGGTTCAGGTGAAGTAGCAACAAGAAAAGAAGTTAAACAAGTCTATGATAAAATAAATGAATTTACAGATGCTAAGCAAAAGTTAGAAGATGGTTTAGCAGGTAATATAGTTTATACAGATGCTAATGGTAAAACAATAGTAAAAGAAAAAGTTGATGGTGTATTTAAATATAAGATTAAAGATGGTGATCAAGAAGTACCAGATGGGGAAGTGAAAATTTCATTAAAGGATGCAAAAGGTAATACAATTGGGGATGGAATAACTTTAACTAATTTAAAGAATAATCTTGATGATAATGGATTAGATAAATTAAAAGATTTAACAGGGTTAAATGAACACAATGCTGCGACATTAGGTGATTTACAAAAAGTTGCTAATAATGTTAATAAGTTTACAGGTAATGATGGATCTAAACTAATAGATAGCAAAATTGGTGAAGTTATAGCTATAAGAGGTGAATTTAGTAAAAATGACAATATAGCTAATTTTGGTTCAGCTAGTGGTAATATTAAAGTTGATGTATCAGAAGATAAAAAAGCTTTAGATATTAAATTGTCTAAAGATCTAAAAAATCTTGATAGTATAAAAGTTGGAGATAAAATTTCTTTAGATAAGGAAAAAGGACTACAAGTTGGAGAAGTTAAAATTGGATTAGATGGAGAAATTAGTGGAATTAAAGGACTTGATAATCCATTTGGATATGTTGATGATAATGGTAAAGAAATTATTAAGACAAAAAATGGATTTGTGGATGGTGATGGTAATATCATAGAACCTAAAAACATTTCAGTAGTAGTTAAAGATAGTAATTTAAGATTAAAAGCGAAAGATGGAGAAATAGCTAAAGGATCAAAAGATGTTGTAAATGGAGGACAACTATATGATGTAAGAGAAATGGCATCTAAAGCAGATGAAAAATCTAATTTAGCCCTAGGTGGTGTTGCAAATGCAGTAGCTATGGCAAACTTGTTGCAAGTAAATTCATATTCAGATTATAGACACAATATATCAGCAGCTTATGGTTATTATGGACGTCAACACGCATTAGCTGTAGGATTTAGTGGAGTTAGTGAAAACAGAAGAATAAATTACAGAATAAGTGGTTCAGTAAATACACAAGGTAATCTAGCGTTTGGTGGAGGAATTGGAATTATGTTAGGTAACAAGGAAGAAAGATATACAGATAAATTAGAAAAACTAAACGTAGCTAAACTTCACGATAGAATAGATGAATTAGAAAAAGATAAGATATCTGATAGAAAAGAAATTGAAAACTTGAAGAGAGAAAATCAAGAAATCAAAGAAATGTTAAAGAAGATATTGAAAAAGTAA